Genomic DNA from Chitinivibrionia bacterium:
AAATCTCCTTATCTTACTTTATTGTTGTGGAAAAATAATATTTTGTTGGTTGAAGAAAAATAATATTTGCCACAAAACACAAACGCGAAATTCGCAAAAACGGAGAATAAAATGCTTGATATTTCAAAAAGCTTAGCCGATTTAACTGCCGATTTGATTGCAATAAACTCGGTAATCGGAAACGAAAAAGAAATTGCCGACGTGCTTGGCGATACCTTGAAAAAAAACGGACTTACTGTAGAACGAGTAGTAAATTCAGTGGTGGCGCGCCTCAATTCAGGCAAAGATAAAACTATCGCACTCGTCGGACATTTGGACACAGTGCCGCCAAGCCATCCAACCCAAACGCAAGCAAAAATCGAAAACGGCAACGTTATAGGACTTGGCTCCTGCGATATGAAATGCGGAATTGCCTGTGCGCTAAAAATTTTACACGACGTTAAAAAAGGCGCTATAAATCCGTCTTATAATATAGTTTTTGTATTTTATGACGGCGAAGAAGGACCGCAACCAAACGGAATTACGCGGCTTTTGGCGGAAAACAAATTACAAAATATTGATTTTGCATACATTTTGGAGCCGACTTGCTCAAAATATTCGGTTGGCTGCTTGGGAGCAATGAATGTAAAATTAGAAATTCCGGGGATTTCTGCGCATTCGGCAAATCCGAAAGAGGGAAAAAACGCGTTAAGCGAGGCAGCAAAAATCATACAAAAAGTGGAAGAACTCGACAAAGAATTAAACAAAATTCAAGAAATTAACGGTTTGCCGTTTTACGAAACAATAAACATAACACAACTTACCACCGAAAACGCCTCAAACATAATTCCACCGAAAGCAAATATGACAATAAATTTCCGATTTTCGCCAAATCGAACGCCCGACAGCGCAAAAGAAGCAGTACTTTCAATAATAGACAAAAGTTGGATAAAAAAAATTGACTGCGCAGATGCCTGCTTTGTTCCCGACGTTCAAACGGACGCTTTTTTGAAGGGCTTAGCCGAAAAAGAAATTATGCAAGCGTGGACAGACATTGCACAACTCAGTGCGGCAGGAATTCCCGCGATAAATTTCGGCGCAAGCGACATAAAACTCGCCCACAAACCTGAGGAATACGTAAATATCGCCGATTT
This window encodes:
- a CDS encoding M20/M25/M40 family metallo-hydrolase, which produces MLDISKSLADLTADLIAINSVIGNEKEIADVLGDTLKKNGLTVERVVNSVVARLNSGKDKTIALVGHLDTVPPSHPTQTQAKIENGNVIGLGSCDMKCGIACALKILHDVKKGAINPSYNIVFVFYDGEEGPQPNGITRLLAENKLQNIDFAYILEPTCSKYSVGCLGAMNVKLEIPGISAHSANPKEGKNALSEAAKIIQKVEELDKELNKIQEINGLPFYETINITQLTTENASNIIPPKANMTINFRFSPNRTPDSAKEAVLSIIDKSWIKKIDCADACFVPDVQTDAFLKGLAEKEIMQAWTDIAQLSAAGIPAINFGASDIKLAHKPEEYVNIADLEKFYELLKRHI